The genomic segment TTTTCAAAAACTATCATTTGCATATCAAAATACAATGTCACTCTACAATTTTCTTATAAAACAGCAGATAAGGAGTAGATGTAGATGATGAAATTGGAGACAACAAATTAAGAAAATCTCTTTCCTCTATAAGTTTAACCTCTGAATCATCAAAAAGTAGCCACTTGTCTTTATACTGTTTTAGGGAATGCATTACATGTGCTGCTTCATTGTCTAGTCCAGTGGACATAGTGCCGGTTTGTTCACACTCTTCAAATGCCATGATTGCTTTAGGACAGTTACATTTGGCATTTCTTGCTTCATCCATCATATGAGCGATTTTCTCAGAATGGGCTACTTTGTTATTTGGCAAATCACAGTTGGACTTGCTTTTCTGTCCGCCCAGAAGACCCACAGCTTCCATGTTCTTTTTGTTCAGTCCTTTGTTAGGTTGAGTGATTTCTCCAACTGTAAAAGAGACCTCACCATCATCATAGTCCTCAGTGACAGCTTCTTGTTCATTTAGTGGCTCTGGGCAAAATTTACAAAGAACATCACTGCTGAAATTATCACTGTCTATTTGCAAGCTGTCAAGATCTGTGAGTTTCACTGAGGCTGTGTAGTGGCCGCTGCTGATAGTAATACCACTGTGCATTACTATGGCAAATAATCCATAGATTTCATTGGCTGGGTTTATGCTCCAGTCATCCAAGGACAGTTTGAGAGGTGTCTGTAAAGGTGTATTTATTTTGGAGAGTCCACCGTAAGAATCAAACCTTTTGGAGAAGATGATAACATGTAAAgttaattcaattatttttaagatgtaaacaaatattttgattatattttaaaattaacctCATACTATATTTTATGCTTTTTCTCTATGATTGTCAGCCAAAAGGATGGCAAGAATTTTTTCGCAACAGATAGACTCACTGTTGCTGACTTTGAGATCTATCAAATCAAATCCATGATTAAGAACTTCTTGGTTTTAATTGCTTTATCTTTGTATGCTACTATGTAAGGCATTCTTCTGGCTATGTCTTAAAAAGTCCACTAGACTGGTATCACCTTTACAAAAGGTTGGCCTTAAGGATTTGTGAACTTTTTTTCGCCAGATACGAATAGTACAAAAGAGCAGAGCCCAATTATCTTATGTCTTACAGCCACATAGATCTTTCAAGCATTCATAATAAGCAATCAAAGGTAAGAATCTTATTTGATCAACCATATTTCAAATATACTCATTAAAGATGCTACATATATTCAAGTAAGTAATCTTTAAATTCTACTTAATTTTTCCAGCATACTGCTGAAATTATGTACTCAAGAATATACCACTACAAATGGACAAATGTTCTTCACCTGTAAAGCGCAATCTGATCTATTTGTAGAAGCTAAAAAACTATTTTTAGATGTCTTTCTAATTACATAATTTGGGGAAAGTTATGAGCATGTGGATATTCCATGATCACAGATTTCCCACTGAATAAAGAACATAATCAAATACAGGTTTACAGGTAAACATGCATGACTACTAGGAGCAAAtggccttttatttttatttattttcaaagggaggtgtgtgtctctgtgtgcaaGCATACTCATTCAGGTTGTActattcatttaatttatatggctgcccatttaACATCATGATGCACAACTTTAGCTAGCACTTTTCTGCTAAGCCATCAAGGGTGATGAGTAAGAGTAAAataggatagagagaaagaaaattcaTTTGAATAATTGTACCAAACTTTTAAATCATACTATCAAACAAAGATGTACTTATATGCAGAATtatcttaaaataaaaatcagagaGCAGAGCTTACATATAGAATAAAACCTTAAAATTTATCCCTCCATAAAATAATTTATGGAACTCTATTTTTCATTCAGTGTTTATTAAACATAAATACTAATTAACATCTGAATAACGTTTCATAAAAAACTAttttcattttatcatttgtCTACATTTTCATTGGCTTCTAgtaattcagatttttttcccctttatttatgCCCTATACTCACTCTAAGCCATTTGCAGCAAAGCACTTCAGGTGAATTGTTATAACTTCTGGCATTTTATCAAATAAAAGACTGCGTTCTGCTTCTGTGTAATGGAGACAATTTTCACAAAAATATTTATCTTCTCCCACAATCCTTTCTATGGAAGCAAACTGTGAAATTGCCCATTTCAAAGTCTTTACTTCCGTTTTGGGCTCTGGGGAAACTGTAAAAGATAATATTAATTCAATATTTAATACTGTTCTGCAAGCATAAAGAAATTGCTATTAATTACAGTAGTAGTAAAAATTGTAAAAACAAATTACTTGTAAGAGCATAAGAATAATGTTAAGTACAAACATTGGGTCTTATATTTTGGTCTTATCTCAGAATTTCCAGGTCAAGTTTCTGTCCTCACCTTATTAATATTGAATCAAAGAATgccataatttaataatttaccaTTATGTATTACACCCTCACTGCATTGGCAGCATTAATATAGACACTTTAACTACATATAtagacagatttttaaaaaatatgagagggcaaaaaagaggaaaacatttTGCTACTGAGAAACTGTCATACATTTGGGTCAAATCCTATTCAGATTTCCCCTCTCCTAgtgtactggggggggggggggtgtttcctaaAAATTCTCTCCTGAACTGAGCAATGCATACAACATTCCAGTAATATGTGTTTGTCATAAGCATAAAAGATAGAATTATGTATCTTCCTTTATGGTGtaatacaatagaataggatATTTAAAAGTAAAGACAAAACTCAAATTGAACAAAGACTCAGATTGCTTAAATACATTATCTCATAGACAATGAGCATGACCAAAATATTTAGGACAAAACAATAGAAGTAGTTCTAGAACTTATGACATCAATGccatttattgaattttcctCCCAAAAGGTGCAAAGTAATCCCATAACAATCATTGTGCTTCACTGAAGAAAGCAAGATAATCTAAACTACTTTTCATTCAGTGTCCATTGAATACTCTTTAGTAACACTTGCTATCCAATAAGGTTCTACTATAAATTATGAACATGTAGCTATCTTTACTTTGGAGGTTCTACTTACTTTCAGCATTTTCCTCTACTTTTAAGATCTCATCTTTTTGAACAGGTACACTGATATCTTGAAAATCTTCTCTTCTCTCAGTAAAGCACTCACACTCTAAACATCGGGTTCGTAAGACCAATTGACCTTGGAAGAGTCTCTCCACTAAATTGAAGATAGCCAATTctgtaaaaacaaaaagaaaaaaaaatccagattcaGTGAAATACTTCGTGGATTGTTTACAAAACAGATCCTGattatgtttttttaataaattccttaaTATTTTATCAATGAGTTAGAGTAACTGAAGTAAAAAGGAGAATGATTGAAGCAGAACAGTTGGAAGTTCTATTTATGTTGGTGGAGCATACACATGGAAAGATTAACCATGTTTGAGATACTCATAGGAAAACTGCATCTCACTTGGAGGTACATGTGCAGAGATAAGAAAACTAGATACAtggtttaccatatttttcagaatataagatgcacaagattttgaagaggatttttttttaataaaagtttttgtactttacaaacctcccaaaaaaggcccagttcccccctccccccaaaaagggcatgaatagcccttaggcagcttgtagagtgctccggaggggggggggggcaaaaatgagcaaaaaaaagggcattgatatcttttaggaggcttatagaatgctcctaagtgctgggggggggcaaaacagcccatttttcactcatttctgccctccccagcccccaggagctctctgaaagcctcctacaagctatgcatggccattttgatgaaggggggcggagtttcaggaggcaaaaaatgctgtatccagtgtataagattttcaccctcttttgagggaaaaaggtgcatcttataagccgaaaaatatggtactttgcaTTTTCTTATAGCCAATAATCAGTACAAACTTTTACTATTAAATTTGATGGCACAGGATATTCAGATCATTAGGAACAGCAAAGTTGGTAAAATTCCCACTCTCCCATGTAATGGGTATAGGCTAACCTTGACTAAAGCATTCAATTCTTCCTCCAACTGTAGTTTTCATAGGTGAGGAATCACAACATTCTCCACTTGATTTGCTATCGTTTTCATACTTGAGGGAACTGTCTGTAAATTCACAGTTGTTAATGTCTTTAACTGGATCTTTGGACACTAAATTAGTTTTCAGTTTTCCCAGACTACAAAATTTAGATAAAATGCTAGGCTGGTCATTGGAAGATTTTAACCAATTTAATCTAAGTCTTGATTTTTTATGTACTGGTtttgtattttcattttcaaCAGACTGTTTAATGATAGCTTCAGTTtgattttctactttttcttctaAAGCTTTTCTTTTTGACCGAGTCTGTCTCAAATTTTCTTCTATTCCGTTTTTCTCTTTGGAGACTTtagattttttcttttcattgccaTCTTCCATAAcatttttcctctttgcattttcttttgttttgttttcataattCTTTATAGTTTGGCTTTGGAGCACACTGTTATCTTCCTCAAAGTTAGTGCCATTGGCATCCAAATTAGACTTTTTTTTCAGTTGAATTGTAGGCTCCTCCAGTGATTTCTGTCGTAGTTCCTCCTTTAAGAGCTGACAAGTTCCTTGAATATGTCCTAATATACATTGTAATACTTCTTGAGCATCATGCTGCAAATATCCTTCATACATGGGATTTAGCTCCCTATAAGtgcatgagaaaaaaaatacattcaattAACTTAAATCTAACAGCAATTATAAAACCTGTACAAGGATATATATGAGCCTAAGCAAGCTTAGTAATCATTTTCCAAGGCATACAAGAACTGTaatttaattataataatatagaGATTGTAGCTCAAACTAAGTTTCATTTAGAATTATAATTATACGTGCATTTATAAAAACCCTGCCTAAACCAACTTACTATTAATTTTAATCATTAATATTTATACCATTGAGATCACACAAAGAGCAAATTCTAAACTGATCATTGAGTTACATTATTATTAAAACTAATAATTTGCCAGAAATTTTCTATACccttaatataaataatataacatTGTATGTCCTTAATACAAATAATACAGTACTGCTTACAGAAGGCTATTTCAATATAGGCAGTTTCTTATATTTGGAAACATTCTAAAAACATCATTTACCTAAGTGTATTTAGTAGTCTTCTTGGTTGAGTAGCAAGTTCATCTGTGTATTTATCTGGATTTAAGAGAAAGCTTGCCTGAAGCTGTTCAACTGAAACAATCAAAGTGTGTAAGCTGCATACCAAttcataacttccaaaagaatgTTCTTTAGTTGTTTCCTATAAAGACAGAAAATTGTTTGCTTTACAAACTTATTTTACTCTAGTTTGTTATTTGACAATGTGGTCTTTTTGTAGGTGTAACTTTTGTTACTGTAACATTCATGTAACCAAAAGTTACTTTTTgcacaaaaaatacagtacagcaGATTTAAGACATAAATCTCTGAGAGGGGGGAAGGTATTTAAAAAATGGAGTAAATCAGCCTTTCAATCAATGTTAAATGCACATTTATATAAGCAGGGCTACTTGCAGGCCTGTATCTAGAGTCAGGCCAGCCGCTTTGATCCTGCCAGGAGAAGCACCTGGCTATCCACCATTTTCTGGATGAGAGGGGACTGAACATGTTTCAGATTAAACATCTGGAATGGTCTGCAAAAATATGCATTTGGCTGCAAAACTACTGCCTTCCAGAAGCTTCTGAACAGAGTTTTCCATTTGGGGACTGATGCCAGTATGTAtggttttcaatttttcaattaatttttatggttatgcattttttttcatgagaTGAGCCACAAAGAACCTGCATATTATTGCATCAGGATAAGTGACAAATTATCCTGATAATAAACTCATT from the Thamnophis elegans isolate rThaEle1 chromosome 5, rThaEle1.pri, whole genome shotgun sequence genome contains:
- the USP1 gene encoding ubiquitin carboxyl-terminal hydrolase 1; amino-acid sequence: MPGVLPSDSHGLSRDPPATTKSRLSLKFFQKRETKRALDFVESAENEQKASEYESSEIDQIVPAAQPLSPACCDKKDKMLPFVGLNNLGNTCYLNSILQVLYFCPGFKTGVKQLFNIISKRKESLKDEIDKETTKEHSFGSYELVCSLHTLIVSVEQLQASFLLNPDKYTDELATQPRRLLNTLRELNPMYEGYLQHDAQEVLQCILGHIQGTCQLLKEELRQKSLEEPTIQLKKKSNLDANGTNFEEDNSVLQSQTIKNYENKTKENAKRKNVMEDGNEKKKSKVSKEKNGIEENLRQTRSKRKALEEKVENQTEAIIKQSVENENTKPVHKKSRLRLNWLKSSNDQPSILSKFCSLGKLKTNLVSKDPVKDINNCEFTDSSLKYENDSKSSGECCDSSPMKTTVGGRIECFSQELAIFNLVERLFQGQLVLRTRCLECECFTERREDFQDISVPVQKDEILKVEENAEISPEPKTEVKTLKWAISQFASIERIVGEDKYFCENCLHYTEAERSLLFDKMPEVITIHLKCFAANGLEFDSYGGLSKINTPLQTPLKLSLDDWSINPANEIYGLFAIVMHSGITISSGHYTASVKLTDLDSLQIDSDNFSSDVLCKFCPEPLNEQEAVTEDYDDGEVSFTVGEITQPNKGLNKKNMEAVGLLGGQKSKSNCDLPNNKVAHSEKIAHMMDEARNAKCNCPKAIMAFEECEQTGTMSTGLDNEAAHVMHSLKQYKDKWLLFDDSEVKLIEERDFLNLLSPISSSTSTPYLLFYKKIVE